The following proteins are co-located in the Cryptosporidium parvum Iowa II chromosome 6, whole genome shotgun sequence genome:
- a CDS encoding translation initiation factor if-4E (transcripts identified by EST): MTEKEVVSKYLSFNESIEPNLTLPTACSEVDLPEDLISRPLPLSHEWIVWEQLNVETRKDLDYSNATKPVARFSSVQQFWWLWHNIPQPSELLKGKRMIRESSDGSKSVVDAVILFKEGIQPMWEDPMNATGGHIHFRAWQSSVVPGELDTMWNNLVLAVIGGSLENSSIVNGIRLVDKLGGNKGNIRVEIWFSDFSNQSAHQALLKEIETLMSSLLDGTSCEPPHFEVKSHSKSKPDAN, translated from the coding sequence ATGACTGAGAAAGAAGTAGTTTCAAAGTATTTGTCCTTTAATGAGTCCATAGAGCCAAACTTGACACTTCCAACGGCCTGTAGTGAAGTTGATTTACCAGAGGATTTAATATCTAGGCCATTACCATTATCTCATGAATGGATTGTATGGGAACAATTAAATGTGGAGACAAGAAAAGATTTAGACTACTCAAATGCAACAAAGCCAGTTGCCAGGTTTTCATCTGTTCAACAGTTTTGGTGGCTATGGCATAATATTCCTCAGCCTTCTGAGTTATTAAAGGGAAAAAGAATGATTAGAGAATCATCAGATGGTTCAAAGAGTGTAGTAGACGCAgtgattttatttaaagaaggTATCCAACCAATGTGGGAAGATCCAATGAATGCAACTGGTGGTCATATTCACTTTAGAGCTTGGCAATCATCAGTTGTTCCTGGAGAATTAGATACAATGTGGAATAATTTGGTTTTGGCTGTGATAGGAGGAAGTTTGGAGAACTCTTCTATAGTTAATGGAATTAGATTGGTTGATAAACTTGGAGGTAATAAGGGTAATATTAGAGTTGAGATATGGTTTTCAGATTTTTCAAATCAATCAGCCCATCAAGCACTTCTTAAGGAAATTGAGACTTTAATGAGTAGCTTATTGGATGGTACATCTTGTGAGCCTCCTCATTTT